A single window of Helicobacter pylori NCTC 11637 = CCUG 17874 = ATCC 43504 = JCM 12093 DNA harbors:
- a CDS encoding tyrosine-type recombinase/integrase, with protein sequence MSDCKMSRVSRELFDNIKSFLHHKLKTMIRIQSVNDLQLVLKWQDRVLECQSLIALKELNRKLYNQGIRHTIMMQGLFLFFEYFDNRIKLKSLHNLAEEQVIDFLFELAKNRKPSSMAKYVMYLRQFFDYLDKKRNYSFDFELKNLSFAKKETHLPKHLNKNDFKAFVQALLKYHPKTSFEKRNQCILLLIALGGLRKFEALDLELKNIALENNHYRLLIKGKNNKERYAYIEKEFLQIPLNAWLSDTKRLKSFKGRFVFKKAKNNTTQKTCSLKGFIAKIFKLSNIDVKSYGLGLHLFRHSFATFIYDETQDLVLTSRALGHSSLLSTKIYIHTTQEHNKKVALVLGGLLRNEKSE encoded by the coding sequence ATGAGTGATTGCAAAATGAGTAGGGTTAGTAGGGAATTGTTTGATAATATTAAGTCATTTTTACACCATAAGCTTAAAACAATGATACGCATTCAAAGCGTGAATGATTTGCAATTGGTCTTAAAATGGCAGGATAGAGTTTTAGAGTGCCAAAGTCTTATCGCATTGAAAGAACTCAATCGCAAGCTTTATAATCAGGGTATTAGGCATACGATTATGATGCAAGGCCTGTTTTTGTTCTTTGAATATTTTGATAATAGGATTAAGCTCAAATCCTTGCACAATCTAGCAGAAGAACAGGTTATAGACTTCTTATTTGAATTAGCCAAAAATAGGAAGCCAAGCTCTATGGCTAAATATGTGATGTATTTAAGACAATTCTTTGATTATTTAGACAAGAAAAGAAACTATAGCTTTGATTTTGAACTTAAAAATCTATCGTTTGCCAAGAAAGAAACGCATTTGCCTAAACATTTGAATAAAAATGATTTTAAGGCTTTTGTCCAAGCTCTTCTAAAATACCATCCCAAAACCAGTTTTGAAAAACGCAATCAGTGTATTTTACTGCTTATTGCATTAGGGGGGTTAAGGAAGTTTGAAGCCTTAGATTTGGAGCTAAAAAACATTGCTTTAGAAAATAACCACTACCGCCTTTTAATCAAAGGAAAAAACAACAAAGAGAGATACGCTTATATTGAAAAAGAGTTTTTGCAAATTCCTTTGAATGCATGGCTAAGCGATACTAAACGATTAAAGAGTTTTAAGGGGCGTTTTGTATTTAAGAAAGCAAAAAATAACACCACACAAAAAACTTGCTCTTTAAAGGGCTTTATCGCTAAAATTTTTAAGCTCTCTAATATTGATGTAAAATCTTATGGATTAGGTTTGCATCTTTTTAGGCATAGTTTTGCCACTTTTATTTATGATGAAACACAGGATTTGGTTTTAACTTCAAGAGCGTTAGGGCATAGTTCTTTGCTTTCTACTAAAATCTATATCCATACCACTCAAGAACACAATAAAAAAGTGGCTCTTGTGTTAGGGGGGTTATTAAGAAATGAAAAAAGCGAGTAG
- a CDS encoding CAAX protease, which translates to MKDLQYFKNNITLILSKDRLDTYNSLEQYKENLKLIASITPKISNLEIYLRNALDYCLTQIKGSDWVFSEDSLTNLINEQKEKKKEITHSLILSKMSLGAVIKLIFCYKLEGVILDLKRINFKSYYPNNKNTLFINNKKNPLSSASKVHIALNLLWTIRNRAYHWENLLKTKPNNRPRITTYFTGLKDNDRAKMPMNISVEPSKIVLFLDDLIKSIGNKDLENLSSL; encoded by the coding sequence ATGAAAGATTTACAATATTTTAAGAATAATATTACGCTCATTCTATCCAAAGACAGATTAGATACTTATAACAGCCTAGAGCAATACAAAGAAAATTTAAAACTCATTGCTTCTATCACGCCTAAAATCTCTAACTTAGAAATTTATTTACGCAACGCTTTAGATTATTGTTTAACCCAAATCAAAGGGAGTGATTGGGTATTTAGTGAAGATTCTTTAACAAATTTAATTAACGAGCAAAAAGAAAAGAAAAAAGAAATCACGCATTCTTTGATTTTATCTAAAATGTCTTTAGGGGCAGTGATTAAGCTTATTTTTTGTTATAAATTAGAGGGGGTAATATTAGATTTAAAGCGCATCAATTTCAAATCCTATTACCCCAATAATAAAAATACATTATTTATCAACAATAAAAAAAATCCATTATCTAGTGCCTCAAAGGTTCATATTGCTTTAAACTTGCTATGGACGATTAGAAATCGCGCGTATCATTGGGAAAACTTACTCAAAACCAAACCAAATAACCGCCCACGCATTACGACTTATTTCACTGGGTTAAAAGACAATGATAGGGCAAAAATGCCTATGAATATAAGTGTAGAACCAAGTAAAATCGTCTTGTTTTTAGATGATTTAATTAAAAGCATTGGGAATAAAGACTTGGAAAATTTAAGTAGTTTGTGA
- a CDS encoding type IV secretion system protein, whose product MAAPLLALPFLSNPLVLGALAVIGTGAYLLYNKQDSLVVQADGLYSEILGFFISFSNKILKGIGEPLANVVQPFGMVLGVLLILLYSFKRYQNNDLFEIKTFLMLFVFVGYLSLYHYAFKSDGSSSGNGRSSFAFQNHVTEIFDAPANLLNAGISNVVKEYQTNSAGEYKKIDARHSITNANISFHVRQILSSLNKLYEDFTINNGLSPKTLIAAVLLLVILGLELFLLFKVFCYVFMTYLEKIIYLSLVIFMLPLGFFQQTRGFLVSYVKKIISLTFYMPLLLLLVLFNSFALQYAIKVGGSNEIVAKFGIIVVIGISLAFIQKVPEMINAIFGTQGGLTDAKSFVYQGVQIASAGAGAIAGSLKSAGRSAFGRTLEAYKDAKSTINSTTANMRDMPGHPGVGVGVETIELPKSHRANK is encoded by the coding sequence ATGGCCGCTCCACTACTTGCCTTGCCGTTTCTTTCTAATCCTTTAGTGCTTGGTGCTTTAGCTGTCATAGGAACGGGTGCTTACTTACTTTACAATAAGCAAGATTCTTTAGTTGTGCAAGCAGATGGGCTTTACAGCGAGATTCTTGGGTTTTTTATTTCGTTTTCTAACAAGATCTTGAAGGGAATTGGCGAGCCTTTAGCCAATGTTGTCCAACCTTTTGGCATGGTCTTAGGAGTGCTTTTGATCCTTTTGTATTCCTTTAAACGCTATCAAAACAATGATTTATTTGAAATCAAAACCTTTTTAATGCTTTTTGTATTTGTGGGATACCTTTCTTTGTATCATTACGCTTTTAAATCTGATGGTTCTAGTAGCGGTAATGGTCGCTCCAGTTTTGCCTTTCAAAATCATGTAACAGAAATTTTTGACGCACCTGCCAATTTGCTAAATGCTGGGATTTCTAATGTGGTTAAGGAATATCAAACAAATAGTGCAGGAGAATATAAGAAGATAGACGCACGCCATAGCATCACTAACGCTAACATTTCATTCCATGTCAGACAAATTTTAAGTAGTTTGAATAAGCTATATGAAGACTTCACAATTAATAATGGGCTATCACCAAAAACTCTTATTGCAGCTGTTTTGTTATTGGTTATTTTAGGATTAGAATTGTTTTTGTTATTCAAAGTTTTCTGTTATGTTTTTATGACTTATTTAGAAAAAATTATTTACTTGTCTTTAGTTATTTTTATGTTACCGCTAGGTTTTTTTCAGCAGACTAGAGGTTTTTTAGTGTCTTATGTGAAAAAGATTATTTCATTGACTTTTTACATGCCTTTATTGTTGCTATTAGTGTTATTCAACTCTTTTGCATTACAATACGCAATCAAAGTGGGAGGGAGCAATGAAATAGTGGCTAAATTTGGCATTATTGTGGTAATAGGAATTTCACTGGCATTCATTCAAAAAGTCCCCGAAATGATTAACGCTATCTTTGGCACACAAGGTGGTCTAACGGATGCTAAAAGTTTTGTATATCAGGGCGTGCAAATAGCTAGTGCTGGAGCTGGAGCCATAGCTGGAAGTCTTAAGAGTGCGGGTCGTTCAGCGTTTGGCAGAACGCTAGAAGCTTATAAAGACGCAAAATCTACGATAAACAGCACCACGGCTAACATGAGAGACATGCCAGGACATCCTGGTGTTGGAGTGGGCGTGGAGACAATTGAACTTCCCAAGTCTCATAGAGCTAACAAATGA
- a CDS encoding TIGR00645 family protein, which produces MLEKLIERVLFATRWLLAPLCIAMSLVLVVLGYVFMKELWHMLSHLNTISETDLVLSALGLVDLLFMAGLVLMVLLASYESFVSKLDKVDASEITWLKHTDFNALKLKVSLSIVAISAIFLLKRYMSLEDVLSSIPKDTPLSHNPIFWQVVIHLVFVCSALLAAVTNNIAFSQNKGH; this is translated from the coding sequence ATGTTGGAAAAATTGATTGAAAGAGTGTTGTTTGCCACTCGTTGGTTGCTAGCCCCTTTATGCATTGCCATGTCGTTAGTGCTGGTGGTTTTAGGCTATGTGTTCATGAAAGAATTGTGGCACATGCTAAGCCATTTAAACACGATCAGCGAAACGGATTTGGTTTTATCAGCCTTAGGATTAGTGGATTTGTTGTTTATGGCCGGGCTTGTTTTAATGGTGTTGCTCGCCAGTTATGAAAGCTTTGTTTCTAAATTAGACAAGGTGGATGCTAGTGAAATCACTTGGCTAAAGCACACGGATTTTAACGCTTTAAAATTAAAGGTTTCGCTCTCCATTGTAGCCATTTCGGCGATTTTCTTGCTCAAACGCTACATGAGTTTAGAAGATGTTTTATCCAGCATTCCTAAGGACACACCCTTATCGCATAACCCCATTTTTTGGCAAGTGGTGATCCATTTGGTGTTTGTGTGTTCAGCGCTTTTAGCCGCCGTTACTAATAACATCGCTTTTTCGCAAAATAAAGGGCATTAA
- a CDS encoding fumarate reductase cytochrome b subunit has product MQQEEIIEGYYGASKGLKKSGIYAKLDFLQSATGLILALFMIAHMFLVSSILISDEAMYKVAKFFEGSLFLKAGEPAIVSVVAAGVILIVVAHAFLALRKFPINYRQYKVFKTHKHLMKHGDTSLWFIQALTGFAMFFLASIHLFVMLTEPESIGPHGSSYRFVTQNFWLLYIFLLFAVELHGSIGLYRLAIKWGWFKNVSIQGLRKVKWAMSVFFIVLGLCTYGAYIKKGLENKDNGIKTMQEAIEADGKFHKE; this is encoded by the coding sequence ATGCAGCAAGAAGAGATTATAGAGGGTTATTATGGCGCTAGCAAAGGGCTTAAAAAGAGCGGTATTTATGCCAAGCTGGATTTTTTACAGAGCGCTACGGGCTTGATTTTAGCACTCTTTATGATAGCGCACATGTTTTTGGTCTCAAGTATCTTGATTAGCGATGAAGCCATGTATAAAGTGGCGAAATTTTTTGAAGGGAGCTTGTTTTTAAAAGCAGGCGAGCCGGCTATTGTGAGCGTGGTTGCAGCAGGGGTTATTCTTATTGTAGTCGCGCATGCTTTTTTGGCGTTAAGGAAATTCCCCATCAATTACAGGCAATACAAGGTTTTTAAAACCCATAAGCATTTGATGAAGCATGGCGATACGAGTTTGTGGTTTATTCAAGCCCTCACCGGGTTTGCGATGTTTTTCTTAGCGAGTATCCACTTATTTGTCATGCTCACAGAACCTGAAAGTATCGGGCCTCATGGATCAAGCTATCGTTTTGTCACGCAAAACTTTTGGCTTTTGTATATTTTCTTATTGTTTGCCGTAGAATTGCATGGCTCTATTGGGTTGTATCGCTTAGCGATCAAATGGGGGTGGTTTAAAAATGTGAGCATTCAAGGTTTGAGAAAAGTCAAATGGGCGATGAGCGTGTTTTTTATTGTTTTAGGGCTTTGCACCTATGGGGCTTACATTAAAAAAGGTTTAGAAAATAAGGACAATGGCATTAAAACCATGCAAGAAGCCATAGAAGCTGATGGGAAATTCCACAAAGAATAA
- a CDS encoding fumarate reductase flavoprotein subunit, whose product MKITYCDALIIGGGLAGLRASIACKQKGLNTIVLSLVPVRRSHSAAAQGGMQASLANAKKSEGDNEDLHFLDTVKGSDWGCDQQVARMFVTTAPKAIRELASWGVPWTRIKKGDRPAVVNGEHVTITERDDRHGYILSRDFGGTKKWRTCFTADATGHTMLYAVANEALHHKVDIQDRKDMLAFIHHNNKCYGAVVRDLITGEISAYVSKGTLLATGGYGRVYKHTTNAVICDGAGAASALETGVAKLGNMEAVQFHPTALVPSGILMTEGCRGDGGVLRDKFGRRFMPAYEPEKKELASRDVVSRRILEHIQKGYGAKSPYGDHVWLDIAILGRNHVEKNLRDVRDIAMTFAGIDPADSEEQTKDNMQGMPANEPEYGQAMAKQKGWIPIKPMQHYSMGGVRTNPKGETHLKGLFCAGEAACWDLHGFNRLGGNSVSEAVVAGMIIGDYFASHCLEAQIEINTQKVEAFIKESQDYMHFLLHNEGKEDVYEIRERMKEVMDEKVGVFREGKKLEEALKELQELYARSKNICVKNKVLHNNPELEDAYRTKKMLKLALCITQGALLRTESRGAHTRIDYPKRDDEKWLNRTLASWPSVEQDMPTIEYEELDVMKMEISPDFRGYGKKGNFIPHPKKEERDAEILKTILELEKLGKDRVEVQHALMPFELQEKYKARNMRLEDEEVRARGEHLYSFNVHDLLDQHNANLKGEHHE is encoded by the coding sequence ATGAAAATAACATATTGTGATGCGCTAATTATTGGAGGCGGATTGGCCGGGTTAAGGGCTAGTATCGCATGCAAACAAAAGGGTTTAAACACCATCGTTTTAAGCCTAGTGCCTGTCAGGCGTTCGCACTCTGCGGCCGCTCAAGGGGGCATGCAAGCGAGCCTTGCGAACGCTAAAAAAAGCGAGGGCGATAATGAAGATTTGCACTTTTTAGACACGGTTAAGGGGAGCGATTGGGGGTGCGATCAGCAAGTAGCCAGGATGTTTGTAACCACTGCCCCTAAAGCCATTAGGGAATTGGCCAGTTGGGGGGTGCCTTGGACTAGGATTAAAAAGGGCGATAGGCCTGCGGTCGTCAATGGTGAGCATGTAACTATCACTGAAAGAGACGACAGGCATGGTTATATCTTAAGCCGTGATTTTGGCGGCACTAAAAAATGGCGCACATGCTTTACGGCTGATGCTACAGGGCATACCATGCTTTATGCGGTCGCTAATGAAGCCTTACACCACAAAGTGGATATTCAAGACAGAAAGGACATGCTCGCTTTCATTCATCATAATAATAAATGTTACGGGGCGGTGGTAAGGGATTTGATCACAGGCGAAATTTCAGCGTATGTTTCTAAAGGCACGCTTTTAGCTACTGGAGGTTACGGGCGCGTGTATAAACACACCACTAACGCCGTGATTTGCGATGGAGCCGGGGCGGCGAGCGCTTTAGAAACCGGCGTGGCTAAATTAGGCAACATGGAAGCGGTGCAATTCCACCCTACCGCTTTAGTGCCAAGCGGGATTTTAATGACCGAAGGTTGTAGGGGCGATGGCGGGGTTTTAAGAGACAAGTTTGGCAGACGCTTCATGCCCGCTTATGAGCCGGAGAAAAAAGAGCTTGCGAGTAGGGATGTGGTCTCAAGGCGGATTTTAGAGCATATCCAAAAAGGCTATGGCGCCAAATCGCCCTATGGGGATCATGTGTGGCTGGATATTGCTATTTTAGGGCGTAACCATGTGGAAAAAAATTTAAGAGATGTGCGCGATATAGCCATGACTTTTGCAGGCATTGATCCGGCCGATAGCGAAGAGCAAACCAAAGACAACATGCAAGGAATGCCCGCAAATGAGCCTGAATACGGGCAAGCGATGGCTAAGCAAAAAGGTTGGATCCCCATAAAGCCCATGCAACACTATTCTATGGGGGGGGTTAGGACAAACCCTAAAGGCGAAACCCATTTAAAAGGCTTGTTTTGCGCGGGCGAAGCGGCATGCTGGGATTTGCATGGGTTTAACCGCTTAGGGGGAAATTCTGTGAGTGAAGCGGTGGTCGCTGGCATGATCATAGGGGATTATTTCGCGTCGCATTGTTTGGAAGCGCAAATTGAAATCAACACGCAAAAAGTTGAAGCCTTCATTAAAGAAAGCCAGGATTATATGCATTTTTTATTGCATAATGAAGGCAAAGAAGACGTGTATGAGATTAGAGAACGCATGAAAGAAGTCATGGATGAAAAAGTGGGCGTTTTTAGAGAAGGCAAAAAATTAGAAGAGGCCCTTAAAGAATTGCAAGAGCTTTATGCGCGCTCCAAAAACATTTGCGTGAAAAACAAGGTTTTGCACAATAACCCTGAATTAGAAGACGCTTACCGCACCAAAAAAATGCTCAAACTCGCGCTTTGTATCACTCAAGGAGCGTTACTGCGCACCGAAAGCAGAGGGGCTCACACAAGGATTGATTACCCCAAAAGAGACGATGAAAAATGGCTTAATCGGACTCTAGCGAGCTGGCCTAGCGTTGAGCAAGACATGCCCACGATTGAATACGAAGAATTAGATGTGATGAAAATGGAAATCAGCCCTGATTTTAGGGGCTATGGCAAAAAGGGCAATTTCATTCCCCACCCTAAAAAAGAAGAACGCGACGCTGAGATTTTGAAAACGATTTTAGAATTAGAAAAGCTCGGGAAAGACAGGGTAGAAGTCCAACACGCGCTCATGCCTTTTGAATTGCAAGAAAAATACAAGGCTAGGAACATGCGTTTAGAAGATGAGGAAGTCAGGGCTAGGGGGGAACATTTGTATTCTTTCAATGTCCATGATTTATTAGACCAACACAACGCTAACCTAAAAGGAGAACACCATGAGTGA
- a CDS encoding fumarate reductase iron-sulfur subunit — MSDNERTIVVRVLKFDPQSAVSKPHFKEYQLKETPSMTLFIALNLIREHQDPDLSFDFVCRAGICGSCAMMVNGRPRLACKTLTSSFESGVITLMPMPSFTLIKDLSVNTGDWFLDMTKRVESWAHSKEEVDITRPEKRVEPDEAQEVFELDRCIECGCCIASCGTKLMRPNFIGAAGMNRAMRFMIDSHDERSDDDFYELVGDDDGVFGCMSLIACHDTCPKELPLQSSIATLRNRMLKVGKSR; from the coding sequence ATGAGTGATAATGAACGAACGATTGTAGTCAGAGTGCTAAAATTTGACCCTCAAAGCGCGGTGAGTAAGCCGCATTTTAAAGAGTATCAACTGAAAGAAACGCCATCCATGACGCTCTTTATCGCTTTAAATCTCATTAGAGAGCATCAAGATCCGGATTTAAGCTTTGATTTTGTGTGCCGCGCTGGGATTTGCGGCTCTTGCGCGATGATGGTTAATGGGAGACCAAGACTGGCTTGTAAAACCCTAACTTCTAGCTTTGAAAGCGGGGTGATTACGCTGATGCCCATGCCCAGTTTTACGCTCATTAAAGATTTGAGCGTGAATACGGGCGATTGGTTTTTGGACATGACTAAAAGGGTGGAGAGTTGGGCGCATTCTAAAGAAGAAGTGGATATTACTAGACCGGAAAAAAGGGTTGAGCCTGATGAAGCTCAAGAAGTCTTTGAACTAGACAGGTGTATTGAATGCGGGTGCTGTATCGCTTCTTGCGGGACTAAACTCATGCGCCCTAATTTCATTGGAGCTGCTGGCATGAACAGAGCCATGCGTTTCATGATTGACAGCCACGATGAAAGAAGCGATGACGATTTTTATGAGTTAGTGGGCGATGATGATGGCGTTTTTGGGTGCATGAGCTTGATTGCTTGCCATGATACTTGCCCTAAAGAATTACCCTTGCAAAGCAGTATCGCTACTTTGCGTAATAGGATGTTGAAAGTGGGTAAAAGCCGCTAA
- a CDS encoding triose-phosphate isomerase: MIKIAMANFKSAMPIFKSHAYLKELEKTLKPQHFDRVFVFPDFLGLLPNSFLHFTLGVQNAYPRDCGAFTGEITSKHLEELKIHTLLIGHSERRALLKESPSFLKEKFDFFKGKNFKIIYCIGEELITREKGFKAVKEFLSEQLENIDLNYPNLVVAYEPIWAIGTKKSASLEDIYLTHGFLKQILNQKTPLLYGGSVNTQNAKEILGIDSVDGLLIGSASLELENFKTIISFL, translated from the coding sequence ATGATAAAAATTGCCATGGCTAATTTTAAATCCGCTATGCCTATTTTTAAAAGCCATGCGTATTTAAAAGAATTAGAAAAGACTTTAAAACCGCAGCATTTTGACAGGGTGTTTGTATTCCCTGATTTTTTGGGGTTATTGCCTAATTCGTTTTTGCATTTCACTTTAGGGGTGCAAAACGCTTACCCTAGAGATTGTGGGGCTTTTACCGGTGAAATCACTTCAAAGCATTTAGAAGAACTCAAAATCCACACGCTTTTAATAGGGCATAGCGAGAGGCGAGCGCTTTTAAAGGAAAGCCCTAGCTTTTTGAAAGAAAAGTTTGATTTTTTTAAAGGTAAAAATTTTAAAATTATCTATTGCATTGGTGAAGAATTGATAACCAGAGAAAAGGGTTTTAAGGCTGTAAAGGAATTTTTAAGCGAGCAATTAGAAAATATTGATCTTAATTATCCTAATTTAGTGGTGGCGTATGAGCCTATTTGGGCGATTGGCACAAAAAAGAGCGCTTCTTTAGAAGACATTTACCTCACGCATGGTTTTTTAAAGCAAATTTTAAATCAAAAGACGCCCTTGTTGTATGGGGGGAGCGTGAACACACAAAACGCTAAAGAAATTTTAGGGATTGATAGCGTGGATGGCTTGTTGATCGGGAGCGCGTCTTTGGAATTAGAAAATTTTAAAACAATCATTTCATTTTTATAA
- a CDS encoding GmrSD restriction endonuclease domain-containing protein: MKTTVKEIFQEEGYSIPNYQRDYAWKDKNFRDLWEDLEEAIECNKKGQGHFIGTMVVAKNVIFKSNLIYKIIGSVIIPKIYKTNLKECFIFH; the protein is encoded by the coding sequence ATGAAAACCACTGTAAAAGAGATCTTTCAAGAGGAAGGATACAGCATCCCCAACTATCAGAGGGATTACGCTTGGAAGGACAAGAATTTTAGGGATCTGTGGGAAGATCTAGAAGAAGCGATAGAATGCAACAAAAAGGGTCAGGGGCATTTTATAGGCACCATGGTTGTCGCTAAGAATGTAATTTTTAAGTCAAATCTAATCTACAAGATAATTGGTAGTGTTATTATACCAAAAATCTACAAAACTAATCTTAAAGAATGCTTTATTTTCCATTAA
- the clsC gene encoding cardiolipin synthase ClsC: MKIFLVLLSVFFFNGCFGLVYKTPISSPPISYDPYTTTIGSLYAKNLKENPNHSAAILLEDGFDALLHRVGLIRMSQKSIDMQTYIYKNDLSSQVIAKELLNAANRGVKVRILLDDNGLDSDFSDIMLLNFHKNIEVKIFNPYYIRNKGLRYFEMLADYERIKKRMHNKLFIVDNFAVIIGGRNIGDNYFDNDLDTNFLDLDALFFGGVASKAKESFEHYWRFHRSIPVSLLRTHKRLKNNAKEIAKLHEKIPISAEDKNQFEKKVNDFIERFQKYQYPIYYGNAIFLADSPKKIDTPLYSPIKIAFEKALKNAKDSVFIASSYFIPGKKMMKIFKNQISKGIELNILTNSLSSTDAIVVYGAWERYRNQLVRMGANVYEIRNDFFNRQIKGRFSTKHSLHGKTIVFDDALTLLGSFNIDPRSAYINTESAVLFDNPSFAKRVRLSLKDHAQQSWHLVVYRHRVIWEAVEEGILIHEKTSPDTSFFLRLIKEWSKVLPEREL; this comes from the coding sequence TTGAAAATCTTTTTAGTCCTTTTAAGCGTCTTTTTTTTTAATGGGTGCTTTGGGTTAGTCTATAAGACTCCCATCTCAAGCCCACCTATCTCTTATGATCCCTACACTACCACCATTGGGAGCTTGTATGCTAAAAATTTGAAAGAAAACCCTAACCATAGTGCGGCCATTCTTTTAGAAGACGGCTTTGATGCTTTATTGCACAGAGTGGGTCTTATTAGAATGAGCCAAAAAAGCATTGACATGCAAACTTATATCTATAAGAACGATCTTTCCTCTCAAGTGATCGCTAAAGAACTTTTAAATGCGGCCAATCGTGGGGTGAAAGTGCGCATTCTTTTAGACGATAACGGGTTGGATTCAGATTTTTCAGATATTATGCTTTTAAATTTCCATAAAAACATTGAAGTGAAAATCTTTAACCCCTACTATATCCGCAATAAAGGCTTACGCTATTTTGAAATGCTTGCGGATTATGAGCGCATTAAAAAACGCATGCACAACAAGCTTTTCATCGTGGATAATTTCGCTGTCATTATAGGAGGGCGCAATATTGGGGACAATTATTTTGATAACGATTTAGACACGAATTTTTTAGATTTAGACGCTTTGTTTTTTGGGGGGGTTGCTTCAAAAGCCAAAGAAAGCTTTGAACACTATTGGAGATTCCACCGCTCTATCCCTGTTTCATTACTAAGAACCCATAAAAGACTCAAAAACAACGCTAAAGAAATCGCCAAGCTCCATGAAAAAATCCCTATCAGCGCTGAAGACAAAAACCAGTTTGAAAAAAAAGTCAATGATTTTATAGAACGCTTCCAAAAATACCAATACCCCATTTATTATGGGAATGCCATTTTTTTAGCCGATTCACCCAAAAAAATTGACACGCCCTTGTATTCACCTATCAAAATCGCTTTTGAGAAAGCCCTTAAAAACGCTAAAGACTCCGTTTTTATCGCTTCATCATATTTTATTCCAGGCAAAAAGATGATGAAAATCTTTAAAAATCAAATTTCTAAGGGGATTGAATTGAATATTCTTACCAATTCCCTTTCATCTACCGATGCGATAGTGGTCTATGGGGCGTGGGAAAGGTATCGCAACCAATTGGTGCGAATGGGCGCGAATGTTTATGAAATACGAAACGATTTTTTCAACCGCCAGATTAAAGGGCGCTTTAGCACCAAACATTCCTTACACGGCAAGACAATTGTTTTTGACGATGCCCTAACGCTTCTAGGGAGTTTTAATATTGATCCGCGCTCTGCATACATCAACACTGAAAGTGCGGTTTTGTTTGACAACCCGTCTTTTGCTAAAAGGGTGCGTTTGTCGCTTAAAGATCATGCCCAACAATCATGGCATCTGGTGGTGTATCGGCATAGGGTCATTTGGGAAGCGGTGGAAGAAGGGATTTTAATCCATGAAAAAACTTCGCCTGACACTTCCTTCTTTTTACGCTTGATTAAAGAATGGTCTAAAGTCCTTCCTGAAAGAGAGCTTTAA
- the fabI gene encoding enoyl-ACP reductase FabI, translated as MGFLKGKKGLIVGVANNKSIAYGIAQSCFNQGATLAFTYLNESLEKRVRPIAQELNSPYVYELDVSKEEHFKVLYNSVKKDLGSLDFIVHSVAFAPKEALEGSLLETSKSAFNTAMEISVYSLIELTNTLKPLLNNGASVLTLSYLGSTKYMAHYNVMGLAKAALESAVRYLAVDLGKHHIRVNALSAGPIRTLASSGIADFRMILKWNEINAPLRKNVSLEEVGNAGMYLLSSLSSGVSGEVHFVDSGYHVMGMGAVEEKDNKATLLWDLHKEQ; from the coding sequence ATGGGATTTTTAAAAGGTAAAAAAGGGCTTATTGTAGGGGTGGCAAACAATAAATCCATCGCTTATGGGATCGCTCAATCTTGTTTCAATCAAGGGGCTACTTTAGCTTTCACTTATTTGAATGAGAGCTTAGAAAAGCGCGTGAGGCCTATCGCGCAGGAATTGAACAGCCCCTATGTGTATGAATTGGATGTGAGCAAAGAAGAGCATTTCAAGGTGCTATACAATAGCGTTAAAAAGGATTTAGGCTCATTGGATTTTATCGTTCATAGCGTGGCCTTTGCCCCTAAAGAGGCTTTAGAGGGAAGCTTGTTGGAAACTTCTAAAAGCGCGTTTAACACCGCTATGGAAATTTCTGTTTATTCTTTAATAGAGCTGACAAACACCCTAAAACCTTTATTGAATAACGGAGCGTCTGTTTTGACTTTAAGCTATTTGGGCAGCACCAAATACATGGCGCATTACAATGTGATGGGGTTAGCTAAAGCGGCCCTAGAGAGCGCGGTGCGTTATTTAGCGGTGGATTTAGGCAAACACCATATAAGGGTGAATGCCCTATCGGCTGGGCCTATAAGGACGCTCGCTTCTAGCGGGATCGCTGATTTTAGGATGATTTTAAAATGGAATGAAATCAACGCCCCTTTAAGAAAAAATGTGAGTTTAGAGGAAGTGGGCAATGCTGGGATGTATTTGCTCTCTAGCTTGTCTAGTGGGGTGAGTGGGGAAGTGCATTTTGTGGATTCTGGCTATCATGTTATGGGCATGGGGGCTGTGGAAGAAAAAGATAATAAAGCTACGCTATTGTGGGATTTGCATAAAGAACAATAA